From a single Solanum dulcamara chromosome 4, daSolDulc1.2, whole genome shotgun sequence genomic region:
- the LOC129884373 gene encoding receptor-like protein EIX2 — translation MKVVLAITLWFFILTNTKFVVCVGICRENEQRALETLKKEADDPLDHLSSWVVGKDCCEWEGVVCNNLTRHVIELSIFSELTYRRINSLEWLSSLSSLENLEMVSVDLSKATEWLQVINMLPSLVDLRLSNCRLHHLIPLLDHHNFSSLKYLDLSGNDYFSSSLPRWVFNLPNLVSLDLSGCNFTGPFPDGPVNLTSLTTFKASYNSFNCRLPKWLFELNNLEHLELYSSGIEGAIQSKSENITTLKYLDLSYNRLNSTIPNWLYRCKDLESLLLSENHLEGAVSSLILNLSSITNIDLYDNMLSGKLPNVIGKLRKLERLDLSSNLFEGDVSELFNVRSNVLSAGSGNTSSLSILNLDNNKLTGTLPKSVGQLSMLQQFSITNNKLTGTLPKSVGQLSMLEYFFISNNRLEGVVTESHFSELTHLRYFSASRNNLTLKVSQNWIPPFQVTDIVIGGWNIGPLFPMWLRTQKRIMNVDISDGGIQGEVPTWFWNLSSQIRFLNLSHNQLVGEVPIISTPSWIDGQRGPWTIYLGSNNFSGPIPMISTIVTELDLSNNSFSEGLSNFLCEAKNGSYKLEILNLGGNNLSEEIPNCWMKWPELTALILRENNLIGGIPRSMEVLSELQSLDLRRNRLNGPFPSSLKNCTKLHKIDLAENEFIGKLPSWLGMRFPTLIVLILRSNKFDGELPQELCHLKDLQILDLANNTFVGIIPRCIGNFSAMVKGKKEVEDNEDLNYSYYIGVLIESAMVTTKGNMYQYDTILALFTSMDMSSNNLSGDIPTSLTRLAGLRSFNFSNNNLTGMIPKDIGDMKFLESVDLSRNQLYGQIPPSFSSLFTLSYLNLSVNNLSGMIPLSTQLQSFDPTSFQGNKLCGRPLLVNCTSNGNIPNHEYANDESDKDELDWFYISMAIGFALSFWGVCGSLLFKRSWRHAYFRFLDRSWEMLLAKVPIC, via the coding sequence atgaaagtagtattaGCAATAACACTATGGTTTTTTATATTGACAAATACCAAGTTTGTTGTTTGTGTAGGGATTTGCAGAGAAAATGAGCAACGAGCCTTGGAGACCTTGAAGAAAGAAGCAGATGATCCCTTGGATCATCTCTCTTCTTGGGTTGTCGGAAAAGATTGTTGTGAATGGGAAGGGGTCGTGTGCAACAATCTAACTCGTCATGTGATTGAGCTAAGCATTTTCTCCGAGCTGACATATCGAAGGATCAATAGTCTTGAGTGGCTGTCAAGTCTTTCGAGTCTTGAGAACCTGGAGATGGTAAGTGTGGATCTTAGCAAAGCTACTGAATGGCTACAGGTTATTAACATGCTTCCTTCTCTTGTTGATCTTCGTTTATCCAATTGTCGTCTTCATCATTTAATACCTCTACTTGATCATCACAATTTTTCTTCACTCAAATATCTCGATCTTTCTGGGAATGACTACTTTAGTTCTTCTCTTCCCAGATGGGTTTTCAACCTCCCTAATCTCGTTTCTCTTGACTTGAGTGGGTGTAATTTTACTGGTCCGTTTCCTGATGGTCCGGTTAACTTGACTTCTCTCACAACCTTCAAGGCTTCTTACAACTCCTTCAATTGTCGCTTACCCAAATGGTTGTTTGAATTGAATAATCTTGAACATCTTGAGCTCTATTCTAGTGGCATTGAAGGTGCGATACAGAGTAAGAGCGAAAACATAACAACACTTAAATATCTTGATCTTTCTTACAATAGGCTCAACTCCACCATACCAAATTGGCTCTATCGATGCAAAGATCTAGAATCACTTCTCCTTAGTGAAAATCATCTGGAGGGAGCAGTTTCAAGTCTGATTTTAAATTTGAGCTCAATAACTAATATTGACCTTTATGATAATATGCTTTCGGGAAAGTTACCAAATGTAATTGGAAAGTTAAGGAAATTAGAAAGACTTGATCTCTCAAGTAATCTATTCGAGGGAGATGTATCTGAATTATTCAATGTTAGAAGTAATGTCCTTTCAGCGGGATCGGGAAATACTTCTTCATTATCTATTTTGAACCTAGACAACAATAAACTCACAGGAACTCTTCCGAAAAGTGTTGGCCAGCTTTCAATGCTACAACAGTTTTCCATCACTAACAATAAACTCACAGGAACTCTTCCGAAAAGTGTTGGCCAGCTTTCAATGCTAGAATACTTTTTCATCTCCAACAATAGGTTGGAAGGTGTTGTAACAGAAAGCCATTTCTCTGAATTAACACATTTACGGTACTTCTCTGCATCGAGAAATAATCTGACTTTAAAAGTTAGTCAGAATTGGATTCCACCTTTTCAAGTAACAGACATTGTAATAGGCGGCTGGAATATAGGCCCTTTGTTTCCCATGTGGCTCCGAACTCAGAAGCGGATAATGAATGTTGACATATCAGATGGTGGAATACAAGGTGAGGTTCCAACTTGGTTCTGGAACTTATCTTCTCAAATTCGATTTCTCAATCTTTCTCACAACCAATTGGTTGGTGAGGTTCCAATCATCTCAACACCTTCATGGATAGATGGACAGCGAGGTCCTTGGACAATCTACTTGGGTTCCAACAATTTTAGTGGACCAATACCAATGATTTCAACCATTGTAACTGAGCTAGATCTCTCAAACAATTCTTTTTCCGAAGGTTTATCTAACTTTTTGTGTGAAGCAAAGAATGGATCTTACAAATTGGAGATCTTAAACCTTGGGGGAAATAATTTATCAGAAGAAATTCCTAATTGTTGGATGAAATGGCCAGAGTTGACAGCTTTAATCTTGAGGGAGAATAATTTGATTGGAGGCATACCAAGATCCATGGAGGTTTTGAGTGAGTTGCAATCCTTGGACTTACGAAGAAATAGACTCAATGGTCCATTTCCTTCATCCTTGAAAAATTGCACAAAACTGCATAAAATAGATTTAGCTGAGAATGAGTTTATTGGGAAATTACCATCTTGGTTAGGAATGAGGTTTCCAACCTTGATAGTACTTATCCTCCGGTCCAATAAATTCGATGGTGAATTGCCTCAAGAACTTTGTCACCTCAAAGATCTTCAAATCTTAGATCTTGCAAACAATACATTTGTTGGAATCATACCAAGATGTATTGGCAATTTCAGCGCAATGGTCAAAGGGAAAAAAGAAGTGGAAGATAATGaagatttgaattattcttattATATTGGAGTTTTGATAGAGAGTGCAATGGTGACGACTAAAGGCAACATGTACCAATATGACACCATTTTGGCGTTGTTTACAAGTATGGATATGTCTAGTAATAATCTTTCTGGAGATATTCCTACTAGTCTAACACGTCTTGCAGGATTAAGATCATTTAATTTTTCCAATAATAACCTAACTGGCATGATTCCAAAAGACATTGGTGACATGAAATTCTTGGAATCTGTTGATCTTTCAAGAAATCAACTTTATGGTCAAATCCCACCAAGCTTTTCGAGTTTGTTCACTTTGAGTTACTTGAATCTATCTGTTAACAATTTATCAGGTATGATACCATTGAGTACCCAACTTCAAAGCTTTGATCCCACGAGTTTTCAAGGAAACAAACTCTGTGGGCGTCCACTCTTGGTGAACTGCACTTCGAATGGTAATATTCCAAATCACGAGTATGCAAATGACGAGAGTGACAAAGATGAATTGGATTGGTTTTACATTTCAATGGCAATAGGATTTGCACTAAGCTTTTGGGGCGTATGTGGTTCATTGCTTTTCAAGAGATCATGGAGACATGCTTATTTTCGTTTTCTAGACCGTAGTTGGGAAATGTTGCTTGCAAAAGTACCAATATGTTGA